The genomic segment AGTTTTGTCCTTGGTTTTGTTTGGGGTAACCAAGGACAAAATTCCCAAATAACGGAAATCATTTTTCACCCCAGCCAAGATGTTTATATTGTTAGCTTCCTAACTATCATGAGCAATGGATCCGCAGCCGCACGTCATCATCGAAATAAAAAAACTCGCCAACCAGATAAAACGTCAGCTCCACAACTCAGACAGTTTTTCCCAATGCGAAAACCTCACCGGAGTCCAAGGATGGATTATCGGCTATCTTCATCACCAGGAAAAGGACATTTTTCAAAAAGACATCGAAGAACAGCTTGAAGTCAGACGCTCAACCGCAAGCGGCATCCTCCAGCTCATGGAAAAAAACGGCCTCATCACTCGTGAACCTGTATCTTATGATGCCAGACTCAAAAAACTCATCCTCACCGAAAAAGCACGAGAGATCCATCGCAGAGTTGCCGGTGAAATGAACCGCATCGACTCCCGACTTACGAGCGGCCTAACATCTGACGA from the Methanorbis rubei genome contains:
- a CDS encoding MarR family winged helix-turn-helix transcriptional regulator, which translates into the protein MDPQPHVIIEIKKLANQIKRQLHNSDSFSQCENLTGVQGWIIGYLHHQEKDIFQKDIEEQLEVRRSTASGILQLMEKNGLITREPVSYDARLKKLILTEKAREIHRRVAGEMNRIDSRLTSGLTSDELEFFCSVIARMQKNLAGDNP